A single region of the Raphanus sativus cultivar WK10039 chromosome 1, ASM80110v3, whole genome shotgun sequence genome encodes:
- the LOC108860270 gene encoding 1-aminocyclopropane-1-carboxylate oxidase homolog 1 has translation MESTATVAFDRSTQLKAFDETKTGVKGLVEAGVSEIPAIFHAPPATIKTPKPPSSSQFTIPTIDLQGGSSTDSTTSRRNLVEKIGDAAERWGFFQVINHGVPLDVMERMKEGVREFHEQDPEVRKGFYSRDPSSKVVYSSNFDLYSSPAANWRDTLGCYTAPDPPRPEDLPAACGEVMIEYSEEVMKVGKLLFELLSEALVLNTNHLKDMDCTKSLLLLGHYYPPCPQPDLTLGLTKHSDNSFLTVLLLDDHIGGLQVLHDQYWVDVPPVPGALVVNVGDLLQLITNGKFISVEHRVLANGAGPRISVGCFFSSHLMANPRVYGPIKELLSEQNPPIYRDTTITEYSKFYRSKGFDGTSGLLYLKI, from the exons ATGGAGTCTACGGCCACTGTTGCATTTGATCGTTCAACTCAGCTAAAAGCCTTCGACGAGACCAAGACCGGCGTGAAAGGCCTAGTCGAGGCCGGAGTCTCCGAGATTCCCGCCATCTTCCATGCACCTCCCGCTACTATAAAAACCCCAAAACCACCTTCATCATCGCAGTTCACCATCCCAACAATCGATCTCCAAGGAGGCAGCAGCACGGACTCTACTACCTCGCGGCGGAACCTGGTGGAGAAGATCGGAGACGCGGCTGAGAGATGGGGCTTCTTCCAGGTGATCAACCACGGTGTCCCGCTCGATGTGATGGAGAGGATGAAAGAAGGGGTTCGTGAGTTTCACGAGCAAGACCCGGAAGTGAGGAAAGGGTTCTACTCTCGAGATCCGAGTAGCAAGGTGGTTTACAGTAGCAACTTCGATCTGTATAGCTCGCCGGCTGCTAACTGGAGAGATACGCTAGGTTGTTACACTGCTCCAGATCCTCCTAGACCGGAGGACTTGCCAGCGGCTTGCGG GGAGGTTATGATTGAATATTCAGAGGAAGTGATGAAAGTGGGTAAATTGCTCTTTGAGCTTCTATCAGAAGCTCTAGTGTTAAACACTAATCACCTCAAGGACATGGACTGCACCAAATCATTACTGCTACTCGGCCATTATTACCCTCCCTGTCCTCAACCAGATCTGACTCTAGGCTTAACCAAACACTCAGACAACTCTTTTCTCACGGTTCTTCTTCTAGACGACCACATCGGAGGGCTACAAGTTCTCCATGACCAATACTGGGTTGATGTTCCTCCTGTACCTGGAGCTCTTGTCGTCAACGTTGGAGACCTTCTCCAG CTTATTACGAACGGCAAGTTCATAAGCGTGGAGCATCGTGTTTTGGCGAATGGAGCTGGACCGCGTATCTCAGTGGGCTGCTTCTTCAGTTCGCATCTGATGGCGAATCCTAGAGTTTATGGACCTATCAAAGAGCTTTTGTCTGAACAAAACCCTCCAATATATAGAGACACCACCATCACAGAGTATTCAAAGTTCTACAGATCCAAAGGATTCGATGGTACCTCTGGATTACTATACCTCAAGATCTAA
- the LOC108860290 gene encoding uncharacterized protein LOC108860290, whose protein sequence is MACVRYKSSDLCQCKPHIASDESSKKLEKKNKKKKSHVLLEGYVENLATLDNQDDLTRSKSLTDDDLEDLKGCLDLGFGFSYDEIPELCSTLPALELCYSMSQRFSDDNKQNNAANNENSSPENSSVDDSPAPPIANWKISSPGDNPDDVKARLKYWAQAVACTVQLCS, encoded by the exons ATGGCTTGTGTTCGTTACAAATCATCAGATCTATGTCAATGCAAACCTCACATTGCTTCCGACGAGAGTAGTAAGAAgctggagaagaagaataagaagaagaagagccacGTGTTGCTAGAAGGCTACGTTGAGAATCTCGCCACGTTGGACAACCAAGACGATCTGACGAGATCCAAGAGCCTGACCGACGACGATCTCGAAGATCTCAAAGGTTGTCTGGATCTAGGGTTTGGTTTCAGCTACGACGAGATCCCTGAGCTCTGCAGCACTTTACCTGCTCTAGAGCTTTGCTATTCCATGAGTCAGAGATTCTCTGACGACAACAAGCAGAACAATGCCGCCAACAACGAAAACTCTTCACCGGAAAATTCGTCGGTGGACGATTCTCCGGCGCCTCCTATTGCCAATTGGAAGATATCTAGCCCCG GTGATAATCCGGATGATGTGAAAGCTAGGCTCAAGTACTGGGCACAAGCCGTTGCATGTACTGTCCAATTGTGCAGCTGA
- the LOC108860261 gene encoding probable E3 ubiquitin-protein ligase ARI12, producing the protein MDESDIKRLDEIDIKAEKEEEEECFDAPEEHNQTETYIQQSYVTILKEEDIRSRMKEEIQRVSDTYSISKDDATLLLAHFRWDVSESDKKWSDNAKSVKESVGLLELDTPLDLPSDDKKFCCGICFKLLSLEKSASVSCGHRVCEFCWTSHINNSINEIPDVDWYWTLKCPYGICPASVGRDMIERFASEKEKTKYDRYLFRSYVNGSKVMKCCSAQGRSCDVHLTPGSGNFDVLCLCLLSFCWNCSKDTHSPVDCESAANWLAMNSSDYQDPNWVRQNTVPCPRCELRIIENQDWSLKMKCLPPCSYDFCWRCRGVWTEHGGENGLDLYTCIHDEYEETVLGNTAESAADRYRDCHQNWTNNESLMQLAKEKLQQLHTDIIPDLSNKQLATVPQLQFIAEAWSQIMESRRVLKWSYAYAYYLREDQVEKQAFLKLKQDKAEIPLRKLYNYAEDELNALLDSDGPSENFNKFRSDLSDWTRITRNYYELLVRDIEDGLSNVVPNQGQFVEDLELHI; encoded by the exons ATGGATGAATCAGATATCAAAAGGCTTGATGAGATCGATATCAAAgcagagaaggaggaggaggaggagtgtTTCGATGCGCCTGAAGAACATAACCAGACGGAAACATATATCCAACAGAGTTATGTAACTATTctgaaagaagaagatatcaGAAGTCGTATGAAAGAGGAGATTCAACGTGTTTCAGATACTTACTCAATCTCCAAAGACGATGCAACACTTCTGCTAGCTCACTTTCGCTG GGATGTTAGTGAATCTGACAAGAAATGGTCTGACAATGCCAAAAGTGTTAAAGAAAGCGTTGGATTATTGGAGTTGGATACACCACTTGATTTACCTTCTGACGATAAAAAA TTCTGTTGTGGAATCTGCTTCAAACTACTCTCACTCGAGAAGTCTGCATCGGTCTCATGTGGCCATCGTGTATGCGAGTTCTGCTGGACAA GTCATATCAACAATAGCATCAATGAGATTCCAGATGTTGACTGGTACTGGACATTAAAATGTCCATACGGTATTTGTCCAGCTTCGGTTGGTAGAGACATGATCGAGAGATTTGCTTCAGAGAAAGAGAAGACTAAGTACGATCGATATCTCTTTAGATCTTACGTTAATGGCAGCAAAGTG ATGAAATGTTGCTCTGCCCAGGGGCGTAGCTGCGATGTACATCTTACTCCTGGTTCTGGAAACTTTGATGTCTTATGTCTCTGCTTGCTTAGTTTCTGTTGGAAT TGCAGCAAGGACACTCACAGCCCTGTGGACTGTGAATCAGCTGCAAACTGGTTAGCAATGAACAGTTCTGATTACCAAGACCCCAACTG GGTACGACAGAACACGGTGCCTTGTCCTAGGTGTGAGCTAAGGATTATAGAAAATCAAGATTGGTCACTGAAGATGAAATGCTTACCACCTTGTAGCTATGACTTCTGTTG GCGCTGCCGTGGTGTATGGACTGAACATGGTGGAGAAAATGGCTTAGATTTATACACTTGTATCCATGATGAG TATGAAGAGACTGTTTTGGGGAATACGGCAGAATCTGCTGCAGATAGATACAGAGATTGTCACCAAAATTGGACGAATAATGAATCG TTGATGCAACTAGCAAAAGAAAAACTCCAGCAACTGCACACTGATATT ATTCCGGATTTAAGTAACAAACAGTTAGCAACGGTACCGCAGCTTCAGTTCATCGCGGAAGCTTGGTCTCAG ATCATGGAATCTAGAAGGGTCTTGAAATGGAGTTATGCTTATGCGTATTACCTAAGAGAGGACCAGGTCGAAAAGCAAGCTTTCTTGAAGCTCAAGCAAG ACAAAGCAGAGATTCCTCTGCGAAAGCTGTACAACTATGCAGAGGATGAACTGAATGCGTTGCTTGACTCAGATGGACCTTCggagaattttaataaattccGCAGCGATTTAAGTGACTGGACTAG AATAACGCGAAATTACTACGAGCTTCTTGTAAGAGATATTGAAGATGGCTTAAGTAATGTTGTCCCTAACCAAGGCCAGTTTGTTGAGGATTTGGAGTTACACATCTAA